The genomic DNA CCCTTGAGCTGCATCAACTCGGTATCGAAGACAGACATCAGCCGAACCTCCCCGTTACGTAATCCTCCGTAAGCTTCTCGGAGGGAGCCGTGAAGATCTTGTCGGTCCTGTCGAACTCGATCAGCTCGCCCAGCATCATGAAGCCCGTCCAGTCCGAAATGCGCGCCGCCTGCTGCATGTTGTGCGTCACTATGAGTATAGTAACATTTTTCTTGAGCTCCACCAGCAGCTCCTCGATCTTGCCGGTCGATATGGGGTCGAGCGCCGAGGTCGGCTCATCGAAAAGCAGCACATGCGGCTCGACCGCCAGGGCCCGGGCGATGACGAGGCGCTGCTGCTGGCCTCCCGAAAGATCGTAGGCGCTGACGTTCAGCTTGTCTTTCACCTCGCCCCAGAGCGCCGCATCCTTCAGCGCCCGCTCGACCCGTTCGGAGAGGTCCGAACGCCTCTTTATGCCCTTCAGCCGCAGCCCGTACGAGATATTGTCGAAGATGGTCATGGGAAAAGGCGTCGGCTTCTGGAAGACCATGCCGATCGTGCTGCGCAGCTTTATGAGATCGATATCGCCGCCCAGGATATTCCTGCCTTCGAAGAGGATCTCCCCCTCGTACCGGTTCTTGGGGTAGAGATCGTGCATGCGGTTGAAGCACCGCAGCAGCGTCGTCTTGCCGCAGCCCGAGGGGCCGATCAGCGCGGTGACGCTGTTCTTGAAGGCGCCGAAGTTGATCTTTTTGAGGGCGTGAACGTTCCCGGCATAATAGAAATCGAGGTTCCTGGCCTCCAGCTCCACATCCGCCACTATTTGTACCTCCACTTGATAAGAAGTCTCCCCAGGATGGTGATGACGAGGATGACCACCGTGATCATGAATGCCGCTGCCCAGGCCTGCTGGTGCCACTCGTCGTAGGGGCCCATTGCGTATTGAAAGATGCTGACCGTCAGCGAGGCGACGGGG from Nitrospirota bacterium includes the following:
- the pstB gene encoding phosphate ABC transporter ATP-binding protein PstB, with the translated sequence MVADVELEARNLDFYYAGNVHALKKINFGAFKNSVTALIGPSGCGKTTLLRCFNRMHDLYPKNRYEGEILFEGRNILGGDIDLIKLRSTIGMVFQKPTPFPMTIFDNISYGLRLKGIKRRSDLSERVERALKDAALWGEVKDKLNVSAYDLSGGQQQRLVIARALAVEPHVLLFDEPTSALDPISTGKIEELLVELKKNVTILIVTHNMQQAARISDWTGFMMLGELIEFDRTDKIFTAPSEKLTEDYVTGRFG